The following are encoded in a window of Algiphilus aromaticivorans DG1253 genomic DNA:
- a CDS encoding peptide chain release factor 3, whose translation MASVAQEVARRRTFAIISHPDAGKTTLTEKLLLFGGAIQMAGTVKGRKSTRHATSDWMQLEQQRGISVTTSVMQFPYGDKIMNLLDTPGHEDFSEDTYRTLTAVDSALMVIDAAKGVEPRTIKLMEVCRLRDTPIITFVNKLDREGRPPLELLDEIEKVLGLACAPITWPVGMGHEFKGVYHLLEDCFYLYTGAKDRISDIEKVEGLHAPGIAERLGRPYQQLLEEIELLQMAGTEFNLEDYRAAKLTPVFFGSAINSFGVSELLDGFAEWAPPPQPREAEPAPVPADADYFSGFVFKIQANMDPKHRDRVAFMRVCSGVYERGMTLHSVRIGAPVRVSSALIFMAAERDHVERAYPGDIIGLHNHGTIAIGDSFSSGDPVTFTGIPVFAPDLFRRVVLRDPLKAKQLNKGLDQLCEEGATQVYRPITNNDIVLGAVGVLQFDVAQQRLRDEYGVECSFEPVTVHTARWVQAPDQKSLDKFKDANQQRLALDHGGYLVYLASSRVNLQMAEERYPEITFSDTREQRFDAG comes from the coding sequence ATGGCCTCCGTTGCCCAAGAGGTCGCCCGCCGCCGGACCTTCGCGATCATCTCGCATCCGGATGCCGGCAAGACCACCCTGACTGAGAAACTGCTGCTCTTCGGCGGCGCTATTCAGATGGCGGGCACCGTCAAGGGGCGGAAGTCGACGCGGCACGCGACCTCGGACTGGATGCAGCTGGAACAGCAGCGCGGCATCTCCGTGACGACTTCGGTGATGCAGTTCCCCTACGGCGACAAGATCATGAATCTTCTCGACACGCCGGGGCACGAGGACTTCTCCGAGGACACCTACCGCACGCTGACGGCGGTGGACTCGGCGCTGATGGTCATCGACGCGGCCAAGGGCGTGGAGCCGCGCACGATCAAGCTGATGGAGGTCTGCCGGCTGCGCGACACGCCCATCATCACCTTCGTCAACAAGCTGGACCGCGAAGGACGCCCGCCGCTGGAGCTGCTCGACGAGATCGAGAAGGTGCTCGGGCTGGCATGCGCGCCCATCACCTGGCCGGTGGGCATGGGACACGAGTTCAAGGGCGTCTACCATCTGCTCGAGGACTGCTTCTATCTCTATACCGGCGCCAAGGACCGCATATCGGACATCGAGAAGGTCGAGGGCCTGCACGCGCCAGGCATCGCCGAGCGCCTGGGGCGGCCCTATCAGCAGCTGCTGGAGGAGATCGAGCTGCTGCAGATGGCGGGCACCGAGTTCAACCTGGAGGACTACCGCGCGGCCAAGCTGACGCCGGTCTTCTTCGGCAGCGCCATCAACAGCTTCGGCGTCTCGGAATTGCTGGACGGCTTCGCCGAATGGGCGCCGCCGCCGCAGCCGCGCGAGGCCGAGCCGGCACCGGTGCCAGCGGACGCGGACTACTTCTCCGGCTTCGTCTTCAAGATCCAGGCCAACATGGATCCGAAGCACCGCGACCGCGTCGCCTTCATGCGTGTGTGCTCGGGTGTCTACGAGCGCGGCATGACGCTCCACAGCGTACGTATCGGCGCGCCGGTGCGCGTGTCCAGCGCGCTGATCTTCATGGCGGCGGAGCGCGACCACGTCGAGCGCGCCTACCCGGGCGACATCATCGGCCTGCACAACCACGGCACCATCGCCATCGGCGATTCCTTCTCCAGCGGCGATCCGGTGACCTTCACCGGCATCCCGGTGTTCGCGCCGGATCTGTTCCGTCGGGTGGTGCTGCGCGACCCGCTCAAGGCCAAGCAGCTCAACAAGGGCCTCGACCAGCTCTGCGAGGAGGGTGCGACGCAGGTCTACCGGCCGATTACGAATAACGACATCGTGCTGGGTGCTGTCGGTGTGCTGCAGTTCGACGTCGCCCAGCAGCGCCTGCGCGACGAGTACGGCGTCGAATGCAGCTTCGAGCCGGTAACCGTGCACACCGCGCGTTGGGTACAAGCACCGGATCAGAAGAGCCTCGACAAGTTCAAGGACGCCAACCAGCAGCGCCTGGCGCTGGACCACGGCGGCTACCTGGTCTATCTGGCCTCCAGCCGCGTGAACCTGCAGATGGCCG